AGAATGGGTCTCCAGAGAGAGCCTGAAAGAGCTCAGGTAGGGGCCACCTTCTATCCCTTATAGTCTTCAGGTTGGTTCTGCTCCATCCTCATCTTGAGGGACAGTGGTGAGTCCCCAGCAGAATAGCAACTGCTGAAGAGAAGCCACACAAGGCCAAGTCCAGCCTCACAGATTTGAGTTTGAACTTGTGTTTGATCTTGGGCAGCTCACTTCCCCCACCCTGTCCTAGACCTCAGTCTGCTCCCTTGTGAGATAGAGGGGGTCAGACTAAATTAAGATCCAGTTGTCCCTCCTTGGGGCCCTCAGGCTTTTCGCCACTCTTCCCATCACCCTTGCTCTTTCTGATCCTAGTCTTAAGGCAGGGAAGACTAGCCTAGTTGTGGCTTTCAAAGCATTTCTGTGTAACTTGTGTTTTTAGGATCCAGCAACACCCCGGGTCAGCCCAGCACACTCCCCTCCTGAAAATGGACTGGACAAGGCCCGGGGCCTGAAAAAGGATGCCCCCACCAGCCCTGCCTCGGTGGCCTCCTCCAGCAGTACACCTTCTTCCAAGACCAAAGACCTTGGTCATGTATGTGAGGTCTGCCCTGGCACCTCCAAGGAGGTGGGGGCAGAAAGGGGCAGGAAGTGGGGGTACACAGGCTGCAGCTGGAGTGTGTTGACTAGGGAGGGGGGTGGAGTACAAGGGACCTGGCTGTGAAGTTGCTCAGGTTCATGCCTGACCCTACCCACACTAGTTGGGGAACCTTTCTGAGCCTTGTTGGCTGCATCTGTATTATGGAACCATCAATATATCCTTGCCAAATGGCATTCTGTTGAGCAGAAGGTGCAGAACTAGGGTTGGGGCTGAGCTTTTTGTGGGGATGATGCTAGGTACTGTGCCCAGCTCTCAGGAGAGAAGAGTCCTCAGGACTTCCTTTGGTCTCTGCCTCTTCCCTCCTTAGAATGACAAATCCTCAACCCCTGGTCTTAAGTCCAACACACCAACTCCAAGGAATGATGCCCCAACTCCAGGCACCAGCACAACCCCGGGGCTCCGCTCAATGCCGGGCAAACCTCCAGGCATGGACCCGATAGGTATAATGGGTAGGCACCACGGGGCTGGGTTGATCTGATGGAATGGCGGGGAGGGTTGGCCTCAGGCCAGGGTTGGAGCCACATTGGCGGGCCAGAGCACAAAGTGTCCGAGCTGGGGTCCTCCTAGGATCTGCCCTTGAGGCAGATCAGGTTTGAGGAGGACGTGAGTACCTGAGTCTTCAGCACTGATGTCAGGGATTGCTGGGCCCCTGCTAGGCTGCGTGTGTGAAAGGAGCATCAAGTCAGTCAGGGCACCCAGACCTGTTTCTGCCCCTGTCATTAGTTTTTGCTCccccttctctgggcctccatgTCCTGGTACGTAGAAAGGTAGATGCATCTCCCCGCTATAGCTTGCTTGGGCTCTGAAGACAAGGATCCCAGGTGGGTGGATTCAATGCTGGAGGACTCCCTGGAGCAGGCAGCTTTAGTATGCAGGAAGAATTACTGCTGGGCAAGGACGTGGCCACAGGAGGGTAGGGTCTACTCCCCTTGATACCCACCTCCCTACTGACACCCACTTTCTTGTAGCTTCAGCCCTGCGCACGCCCATCTCCATCACCAGCTCCTATGCAGCACCTTTTGCCATGATGAGCCACCACGAGATGAACGGCTCCCTCACTAGCCCGAGCGCCTATGCTGGCCTGCACAACATCCCGCCCCAGATGAgcgcggccgccgccgccgcagctgCTGCCTATGGCCGATCGCCAATGGTGAGCTTTGGAGCTGTACGTAGACCTTTTGGCTCCTTTTTTGGGGACTGGGCAGGGATTAGGTAGCTGGTAGAGGTTGCAGTGGTGATCCTTGCATGCTAAAGGGAAACGGGGGTCTCGAAATCATACAGCTGCCCCGAGGAGAACGTTTATGAGAAGGGGCTGAGACTCCGCCGTGAGGGTGTGCTGTGGGGTTGGCCTGGGTTCCATTACACCCCCTTTGCCTGTCGTGTGTCCTCCTGAAAGGCAACCTCCCTGCAGGCGCTGCTTCTTTCCACTCTGGAATGTAGGGCTGATACCTGCTTCCTGGGCTCAGGAGGGGATGGAAGTCCTAATAAGTCAAGTGACATCCACATGGCAGGGGTTAGAGAGGTGGGGCTGCTTGTTACAGCTGTCATGATGGAGGAGCAGTCGGGGTCTGGTTGGTGGAGAGAAGCCCCCTTTCAGGACAGTTTCTCTCCTTACTTCCTGTACCTAGGGTGTTCCCCTTTCCACCCTAGTGCCAGGCTCATGGGAGCAGCAGGGGAAGGAGGGGCAGGGCCAGCTGGCTGTGCCTTGTGGAACTGGTTCAGAGTCAGGGTTCTGGACTGCACTGTCCCGGGCAAGGCACTTAGCCTTCCCAGCCTGCTTCCTCTGAAAAGGTGGCAGGtgggctctgctctgctctgcttttCTGATGCCCTGGAGGGCTGAACTGAGTGGGCAGAGCTTAGTTAGTGGTTGGAGGGGTGGCTACAGGGAGGGGAATGTATGGTGGCATCACTAAGGGCTATCTTGTCTTTTCTTGCAGGTTGGTTTTGACCCTCACCCTCCCATGCGGGCCACAGGCCTGCCCTCGAGTCTCGCCTCCATTCCCGGAGGGAAACCGTAAGCTATGGCTGTGTTTCTTGCATGCTTCATGAGGCTGACAGGGGAGGGTACACAACCCCATCCTCCCATGCCCTGAGCACCAGCTTGCTGGGGGTTGCCTCCCCTTGGGAAGGCTTCTGTCGCTCTAGATGCACTTAGGCCCCTTGTCCTGGGGAACTACCAAGTGTGACCAGACCCAGAGGCTTCCTCTAACCGGGAACCAAGAAGTGCTGAGCACAGTCGCTGggctctgggagggaaggagTACTCCTAACCAAAGCACATGGGTCTGCTGTGGGTCTTGGGAACTGCTGGAAAGGCCATCATCCTTGCTAGACTTAGCCCTTCCCTGTCTCCAGTATCTTCCACGGGCTACAGGGCACACTTCTCCTTTGCCTTTCTCCTCCGTGGGTTGTTGGGAAAATCAATTAAAAGGTTGAGTAGACCTTAGAGATATTGCCCTATGCTTACCCAGAGCTCACATCATCAAGGAGAATCTTGAAGCCCATTGAGAGGACTCCCTCAGAGATCTAGAACAGCAGGCAGACCAAGCTGACTCCCTGTAGCTCTGATGTAGCCCCTGGAGTTTGCTTTTGGAGGGGCAGGCAGATTCCCCTCCCTGCCACCACTGACTCCTTAAAGAAGAGGTGGCATTCAGCTGGGTCCTTCCGGGATTGGAATATGAGGGAACTTTATAAACGGTGGGAAAGGGCATCCTAAGGTGCCTGTGGGGTTTGTAGTCCAGTTTGGAATGAGAGTATAAGCAGGACTGATGTTCAAGATGAAGCAGACCCACCCTGGTGGGGCCATTCCAGTGACGTGGGGTTCCTGGATTTAAAGATCtcaggggagagggcagggcagccagtCAGGGGTGGTTCATGTTGACCTGGACGGGACCTGTGGGAACTGCAAGAGGCAGAGATGGATGGCTGGAGTGATATTTCTTGCTTTTGCAGAGCCTACTCTTTCCATGTGAGCGCTGATGGGCAGATGCAGCCtgtgcccttcccccatgatgccCTGGCAGGCCCTGGTATCCCAAGGCATGCCCGCCAGATCAACACACTCAGTCATGGGGAGGTGGTGTGTGCCGTGACCATCAGCAACCCCACCCGGCACGTCTACACAGGTGGCAAGGGCTGTGTGAAGATCTGGGATATCAGCCAGCCGGGCAGTAAGAGCCCCATCTCCCAGCTGGACTGCCTGGTGAGCATCCCCAGGCTGCGGACATCTCCAGCTGGCACAGGGCAGTGGAGCAGCCTGGGCCAGAGGGGAAAACCCTAGACCTGGCCTGGCTTAGCCCTGGATTGACTGAGCAGTGTTGGGCCCTCATTTTGCCATTTGCAAGTGGGGATGATCCTGACCTCATGGAGTTTTTGAAGAAAGGTGGGAAAGAATATTGGAATGTAAATTGGAGAACTCAGAGGCAGCCTGGCAGCTACCATGTTTGAGGGGAGGCTGGAAGATTAGATGGCAAGGATGCAGGGTGTCACTAGATGTGACTGTCAGGGTGCTCAGGAAAGGAAGTGTGGACAATGCTTAACcctgccccttcttcctctagaATAGGGACAACTACATCCGCTCCTGCAAGTTACTCCCTGATGGGCGCACGCTCATTGTGGGTGGTGAGGCCAGCACACTCACCATCTGGGATCTGGCCTCACCCACACCCCGCATCAAGGCCGAGCTGACATCCTCTGCTCCTGCCTGTTATGCCCTGGCCATTAGCCCTGACGCCAAAGTCTGCTTTTCCTGCTGCAGTGATGGGAACATTGCAGTCTGGGACCTGCACAACCAGACCCTGGTCAGGTGAGGCCAGGAGGGAGCATCTGCCTTGTCCTGCAGACTTTACACGCACCCGGCCTGGAGCATCTTGCTGTGGCCTTGCCCTGTCTGTAAAGCTGGATAGCCAGAGCAGTTTGAATGAGAGTGCCCTGGCAAAGAGACAGACAGCCTGCCTCtgtgaggggcaggggagggagggctccttgggcttgggaggctggaggaggctgtGGGGAGGTGGCGAAGCTGGAGCAGATTTGGGAGGGAAACAGCAAAGAGGATGGAAGAAAAGGCCAAAGTAGAGGAGCAGCCATACTTGGTGGTGGGACCTGGGGCTTCAGGAGCAGTGCTGCTCACTGTTCCATGACAACCTGTGCAGGTCACTTTACCCTGGAGTCTGCTCTCGGTACCCACCAGCTGCCTGTGTTCCTCAGGGTCGTGTGGATTATTTGCAGCCTCAACCCTGTAGTCCTCACAGGGTGAGGAGAATGGGTCAAGACGGCCCCAGGCATTCTGAGTGCAGGCCCAGGAGCTGTGTCCTGAGAAAGGGGGCCTGCTTTCTCTTTGTGAATCATCTCACAAAAGTCTCCAGGGCCTTTCTGTGTCCTTGGCTTTGATCCTGCCAGTCCCACTACCTCCAGAGCAGGGTGGGCTCGCTGAAGGACTCACCTGGAAGGAACTAGTCTCAGGGTCCTGTGCCAGGACCCCGCTGCCTCTCTTTTGCAGGGGACCTGGCCCTGTGCAAGGCCTCTGAGAAGAGTGATATGGGGGCCCTGGCCAGCTCTGCTTCAGGCTCACCAAGGGATCACGTCTTtggtcctcagtttcctctctgcTGACTCTCAGGCAGAACTGGCTGACTCCCTGGATGGCCACCAGTCAGGGATTGCCTGGGCTCATCCTTCCTCCCTGCTTGGCCTTCATAGGCAGTTCCAGGGCCATACAGATGGGGCCAGCTGCATAGACATCTCCCACGATGGCACCAAGCTGTGGACTGGGGGCCTGGACAACACAGTGCGCTCCTGGGATCTGCGGGAGGGCCGGCAGCTGCAGCAGCACGACTTCACCTCTCAGGTGCGCAGCCAGGCTCCTCTCTTCCCACAGAGCTCCCTCCCCTCCAGAGCCCCAGTGCCTGGCTTGGGACAAAGGTCCCTCACAGGGTCACCTTTGCCAAGGGACTTGGAACCACATTGGGCCATGTGGGAAGGCTTCCTGAAGGAAGCAGTGAAACAGTGAACAAGATCTTGGACCTGGATACACTTGACCCAACTAGGATTTGGCTCCCAGCTTCTATTGAGCACTCCCTCCTCACTTTCCTCACTCATGGGGTGGAAATAATAGTAGCTCCCCACAAACCTAGCGTGAGCACCTGGCAAACTTCTTAAAGCCAGGGCCACAAGCCTGGTTCATAGACAGTGTCAGTAAGTGCCAGGCTttgctatttcttattttattactcattttaatattttgatcttAAGTATTTAGTACGTTGGTGTTTTGTTTACTCATGTTTTTCTTAAGGAGGGACTAAAGTCTTAGGGGCAGAGGGTGCCTTTAGAAATGAAGTGTCTGTGCTCCTCTGAGTTTGAACTGGGGTTCCACTGCCTCCTCTCTAGAGTCAGCAAGCTCTTAAAACCCGGCTTTCTTATCTGTAGGGTGGGGGTGGAAATGACATCCCATACCCTTGGGTCAGTGGGCaggtggtttggtttggtttgcaaatggcaggggtggggagggggagggcctggccctgggcaccTGAGCAGGGCCTTGGGGAGCTGCCCATCCTTGAGAGGGAGAGGATGCTGAACTCTGTATGCCCTTGCAGATATTCTCGCTGGGTTACTGCCCCACTGGGGAGTGGCTGGCTGTGGGCATGGAGAGCAGCAATGTGGAGGTGTTGCACCACACCAAGCCCGACAAGTACCAGCTACACCTGCACGAGAGCTGTGTGCTCTCTCTCAAGTTTGCCTACTGCGGTGAGCCTGATGGAACTTGGGGGAGGGCTGGCATCCTGGCCGAGTGGTCCAGAGCTAATAGAAAGAGCTCAGCCCTGAGCTGGTGTTCCTTCAACACCCTTTGGGGATCTTGTCCCCCATCCTTGTTCCTCAGAGGTACTGAGCTCTCAGGACACCAGGCCAGAACCTGTCCTCAGTAGCCTAGGGCAAAGGAATAGGACATGAAGCTGTTCACGTAGCTCCTCCCAGTGGTTAAGGCCACAGCTTTGCCATCTGGTACCCTGCTCCTCCACTGACAAGCAGTGCGACCAGGAGCACACCTCACCTTCTCTAAACCCCAGTGAGTTTCTCCTCTGTGACAGAAAGAGTATGGTGCCCACCACATAGCTTTGGAGGAGCATTAGTGTGGTAGTGTATGTGGATTCGTGGTCGAGTGCCCTCCTGGAGGAAGGTCGCCCCCTGACTGATGTCTTCAGATGGGTCTCCAGGTTGCTGGGACTTTCCTACTTCCAATACTTTGTAGAAGAGTACTTTTTCCAGTAGTAGATTTAGAAGGGCCAGTTGGCCTTAGTGGTTTCAATAGGAATCTTTTGGAGGAGTGTAATAACGGCAATTAACCTCAAATCCTACCTTTTCGTGTCCATCCTAGCCCCCCATTCCCCCCATTCCATAGATGGCAGAGAAAAGTGTTCTTTGGGTTTCCATGTGTATCACTTTGCAAAATGCCTCTCCTGAGTGGAGAGTCACACTCAGCCCTGCTTAGCAGTCTTTACGGTGTTTCCATGGCAGCTGACCATGTCTGGGGCAGGTCTTGCTTTAGAGGGCAGCAAGCCACACCCTAACCAATTCTTTTGGCTCCCTCCTGCAGGCAAGTGGTTTGTGAGCACTGGGAAAGATAACCTTCTCAATGCCTGGAGGACACCTTATGGAGCCAGCATCTTCCAGGTACGCCCACCTCCGAGTCCTCCTCTCCATCCTGCCCTGAGCCAGGACTCGGCCGCTATGCTGGAGGCGAGAATGGCAGGAGGCAAAACAAGCCCGGAGCTAGGAGCAGACCTGCctggccccttccccacccctacCTGATGGGGATCCAGGATGGGTTTTGCAGAGGAAAAGGTTGGGGACCACAGAGGGACACATACTCTGTTGTTAATGGCTTCTGACTCCTGAAGATGAGGGCTTCTAAGCAGGGGGCTCCTTTTGATTTAGAGATCCAGGAGCTCCCTCACCAAGCCACTTCCTGGCCCTAGGCTAAAATGTCTGGTGTCCCATGCGTCACACATGACCCTTTCAGAGTCTGTAGTTAAACTGAGTGCTTCTAAGTTTGGATACCAGCCCTGGCCTGTGGGGCTAAGGGTCTGGTGGGCTGCCACCTGCTCCAGCTCAGAAATTCTCAAAGGGCGGGTCCTGTCTGTGAACGCACTCGAGGTGTCCTGTTTCCATCCTTACAGCATGTTCCAAAAGTCCCGGGGGAGCTGAGAATGAGCTTTTCCTTATGGAGAGGTGGGTGGGAGGCCCCCTCGCTGCACCCCGCTCCAGACCCGCCCTCTGCTGTGCTCTGGATGGGAGCTGCAGGCGGTGCAGCGGGGCGATTTCATGCAGATAGCATAGCGTTGAGAATGGTACAAAGGGCTCCAAATGAATTCCTGTATTTTTTCTCCCCACACCCCACGCCTTCCTGCTTCTCCTTGTCTTCCTCCTCCAGTCTAAAGAATCCTCGTCTGTCTTGAGTTGTGACATTTCGGCGGATGACAAATATATTGTAACAGGCTCTGGTGACAAGAAGGCCACAGTTTATGAGGTCATCTACTAAACAAGGACTCTAACAGGGCTGTCCAACTCTGGGAGAAACCATCTCAGCTCTGACAGGGAGACCCCGGTCAAGGCCCCGAGGATGGCGGAGGAGGAGCCGTGAGCAGCAGCGCTCCGGGCTCTGCTCCAGCAGGCCGAGAGGGCACGTGCCCGCCACGGCCCGGACTCCTGGGCATGGATTGATGTGTCTCACAGACTCGGATGgattctcttctcctcctcccccttaaCAATGCTGGCAGATGCTACAAATAGatttatttggaggcttatgGCTCCAGTTCCCCACAGACACCCTCATgaatctctgtctcttcctccccGTTCTTATGACCTGTCCCCTCCCTGCTTGGGTTGGGGACACTGGAGTGGACCACGTTGTAgtgctggggagggggagggaccTCGTTCCTGATTGTGCAGTGCGCAAGGTTTGTGAAAACTGTAAATAACAGACTCCTGTCATGGACTGGTCAGTCGGGGAGGACGCCCCTTCCCAGCGGGAGCGCGCCGTGTATTTCGCCTGCTGTATTTGTGATCCACTCGTGgtggtggcttttttttttttttttttttttttttttaattttttttttttttttttttttaaacagaaattccCATCAGGgaaagggacagggagggagCAACAGGAAGAGGGGTTGGAATGggaaggagagtcctggggtgggAGAAGAACCCGTACTGCCAAGCAGATTGGCCATGAGGTACCTAACACCAGGTGAACGTGCCTCATGCAGGTTTGGCGTCCTAGGCAAGCCTGGAGGGTGTGCCAGATAGACAGACGGACTGATGGGTAGTGCCGAGACTGGGCCGGCCTGGGTTGATGTCCACAGGGGACAGCTGGGTTTCCTCTGCTCTGTCTGCCTCTTGccctatctccctctctctcaggcCTGTCTtgatctttctctccttctttctctcttctttctctttggtgCACACTGGGTCATTGTGATGAGAAATGGAGGTTCAAAGGAACTCCCTCTCCAGCCTTTCTTAATCTtccagatggacagatggacgcAGCCTGAAAAGGACAACACAGTAGAGGGAAGCATAGCAACTCAGCTCAGGGAGCTACCAGAGAAAAACAGCAATTGATgtgggtgctttttttttttttttttttttaatttgaataaaaagaattagaagtGATGTCCTTTCATAAAATGCCTTCTCCCTGTTCCTCTCTCCCTAGAGGGGACAAGCAGATTAACCTACAGGGTTATAAAGTCTGAGCAGGTGACTTGCCCTCATcccctcctgggcagggcagagggggctggggcagggggacATCCTGGTGCACTGTGGTGATTCATAACAGCTTTCAGTCTCTTGTGGCCCAGACAGGTTCCAGGTAGAAAGTCGTCTCCTGCGGTTACCATGCTTTGGTACCAAATGTTCTGAGGTATTAGGATTTgggttttggtcttttttttttttttttaaccttgttctttaaaaaaaaaaaaaagagagagagaaaaaaagtaaaggcaGTGTGAGTCCTGGTGGTGGGCTCTCTGTGGATGTAGCATATGGAAGATAATTTTTATACTGCATTTTTATGGATTATTTTATAATGTGTGATTCGGTCTGGTGAGGAGGAGGGGCTTCTGTGAAAACCGCCCATCTCCAGGTGCTCCACAGCTGAGCAGCTTCCCGGACGTGACGTGGAGGTTGTGGCATGGAGCCGGCACAACACCCTGAGTGTCTGAGATGGGGACCTGGGGCATCTGGagtctctgtctccctttctgAGTCTCAGATGTTCATCTGCCACCTCTTGTTAAGGCTCTAGCCAGGAGGGAGGGTGAGGGTAGAAGAAAGTTAttcctgaagaaaaaaagaaaatgaaaagtcattGTAATGagctgtttttatatttttaaaagttactattTAAAGGTTGGTTTGATTGTCGCGTTTTAATTGCCTTTCCCCCAGCGTGTCCGTCATCCCCAAGGTGAGCTGGGCCACGGTAGCCTGACACCCCTTGTCAGTGGGCAGCTTCCCTTGTCCAGCTGCACATCTGTGAACATGAGTTCTCATTTTAAGGCACTTTtgtgcctcccccaccccaaagaaGTCTGATGGCATGGGCCCTTCAGGGCAGTGTTCCACAGTCCTAGGCCCCTGTCGCCTCCCAGTCTAAGACAGGCAGCAGTAGGGTGGGAGCTGGGGTTGCCTCTGCACAGATAGGTGGGACATAAGACAGGCCACAGGGTAACACCAAAGAACTGAATGACTTGTCCATGCAAGACTTTTggggggataaaaaaaaaattagtgaacttCAGATGAAACCTCAGTGTCTGTGAACACTGGGACCCAGAAAACCTGCTCCATTCTCTCTAAAGCACAAGAGGGTTAAGTGTTAACAGGGAGACTCTCAATCTGATCACAGGTGTGTCCTGAGTGGTTAAGGAAGGAAGGATCTTCAGAGGGGCAGGTCAAGAAAGGCAGGTCAGTGTCCCTAAGGAGGCAGAGCAGATGGAAGGACCAAGCACACTGGAGCCCATGGAAGTCCTAGTATGAGTTCGGGGGTGCTTGCACTTCAGGCAGCTCATGGGTAGAACTGGGACTAACATGGTCTCCAGCTCCTTAATTTCTTCTGATAAATCATCACAATTGCCTGCTATTTCATGAAGAAAGGGAGTACGATTTTTAAAAGAGTGGTGTCAGTGAAACACTCTATCCAACAACTAAAAAGGACAGCTGCCCTCTGCTTAGAGAGGTCATTTCGCTGGGGAGGGCTCAGTCCTCCAGGCTCACGGACCGGCTACTTACGGAGGGGAGCTCATCATGGGCCATAGTCCCGCCTTTACCTCTGTTCTGATGGCTTGCCCCACCTTGAGGAAACCTGGCCCCTCTGCACCACCCCCTTTTCTGTCCATTTCCACTTTGCTGCAGCCAGGAAGACATGAGGTAGGGCTTGCAGGCCCAGGTGGGTGGAGGGGAAATACCTTAGTAAAGGCACAGTCTCCAGGTTTGTCCTAGGAGAGGCGGCCACTATTACTCCCATTTCCTAGAAGAGGAGACAACCTCTGAAAGGCTGCTGTACCAAGATTCCCTGGACCTGGGCAAGGATGGAAAGACCACTGAGACTTGGTCACTGCCATAGAGTGCACAGTGGGTGGGGCGCGGCCATGCTGATCACACGGCCTCCAGCAGATGTTTGAAGTGTCATCTCTGCCAGCCACCGTGTTAGACGCCCAGCCTCCCCTACACTGACGCTCACACTGCAAGGGCTTCCTCCCTCTGCCTTGTCTCCCCCACCATGGCTGTGCCAAGCCCTCTGGCACACCTTGCAGGTGATCCCTGTGCACGTGGAAGTCTGCTAAGTGCTGCTTTAACCTGTGAGGAGAGACCCACTCCCGGGGAGGCAAACCTTAAATCCACTCAggttacccccacccccacttatcAGGGTGGAGGAGGTCTCGATGaccatttttctagttttttaatagTCACCCCTAACTATTCATTTGCTCTT
The Sciurus carolinensis chromosome 2, mSciCar1.2, whole genome shotgun sequence DNA segment above includes these coding regions:
- the Tle3 gene encoding transducin-like enhancer protein 3 isoform X14 — protein: MYPQGRHPTEIAKRLNTILAQIMPFLSQEHQQQVAQAVERAKQVTMTELNAIIGVRGLPNLPLTQQQLQAQHLSHATHGPPVQLPPHPSGLQPPGIPPVTGSSSGLLALGALGSQAHLAVKDEKNHHELDHRERESSANNSVSPSESLRASEKHRGSADYSMEAKKRKAEEKDSLSRYDSDGDKSDDLVVDVSNEDPATPRVSPAHSPPENGLDKARGLKKDAPTSPASVASSSSTPSSKTKDLGHNDKSSTPGLKSNTPTPRNDAPTPGTSTTPGLRSMPGKPPGMDPIGIMASALRTPISITSSYAAPFAMMSHHEMNGSLTSPSAYAGLHNIPPQMSAAAAAAAAAYGRSPMVSFGAVGFDPHPPMRATGLPSSLASIPGGKPAYSFHVSADGQMQPVPFPHDALAGPGIPRHARQINTLSHGEVVCAVTISNPTRHVYTGGKGCVKIWDISQPGSKSPISQLDCLNRDNYIRSCKLLPDGRTLIVGGEASTLTIWDLASPTPRIKAELTSSAPACYALAISPDAKVCFSCCSDGNIAVWDLHNQTLVRQFQGHTDGASCIDISHDGTKLWTGGLDNTVRSWDLREGRQLQQHDFTSQIFSLGYCPTGEWLAVGMESSNVEVLHHTKPDKYQLHLHESCVLSLKFAYCGKWFVSTGKDNLLNAWRTPYGASIFQSKESSSVLSCDISADDKYIVTGSGDKKATVYEVIY
- the Tle3 gene encoding transducin-like enhancer protein 3 isoform X7, translated to MYPQGRHPAPHQPGQPGFKFTVAESCDRIKDEFQFLQAQYHSLKVEYDKLANEKTEMQRHYVMYYEMSYGLNIEMHKQTEIAKRLNTILAQIMPFLSQEHQQQVAQAVERAKQVTMTELNAIIGQQLQAQHLSHATHGPPVQLPPHPSGLQPPGIPPVTGSSSGLLALGALGSQAHLAVKDEKNHHELDHRERESSANNSVSPSESLRASEKHRGSADYSMEAKKRKAEEKDSLSRYDSDGDKSDDLVVDVSNEDPATPRVSPAHSPPENGLDKARGLKKDAPTSPASVASSSSTPSSKTKDLGHNDKSSTPGLKSNTPTPRNDAPTPGTSTTPGLRSMPGKPPGMDPIGIMASALRTPISITSSYAAPFAMMSHHEMNGSLTSPSAYAGLHNIPPQMSAAAAAAAAAYGRSPMVSFGAVGFDPHPPMRATGLPSSLASIPGGKPAYSFHVSADGQMQPVPFPHDALAGPGIPRHARQINTLSHGEVVCAVTISNPTRHVYTGGKGCVKIWDISQPGSKSPISQLDCLNRDNYIRSCKLLPDGRTLIVGGEASTLTIWDLASPTPRIKAELTSSAPACYALAISPDAKVCFSCCSDGNIAVWDLHNQTLVRQFQGHTDGASCIDISHDGTKLWTGGLDNTVRSWDLREGRQLQQHDFTSQIFSLGYCPTGEWLAVGMESSNVEVLHHTKPDKYQLHLHESCVLSLKFAYCGKWFVSTGKDNLLNAWRTPYGASIFQSKESSSVLSCDISADDKYIVTGSGDKKATVYEVIY
- the Tle3 gene encoding transducin-like enhancer protein 3 isoform X6, which encodes MYPQGRHPAPHQPGQPGFKFTVAESCDRIKDEFQFLQAQYHSLKVEYDKLANEKTEMQRHYVMYYEMSYGLNIEMHKQTEIAKRLNTILAQIMPFLSQEHQQQVAQAVERAKQVTMTELNAIIGQQQLQAQHLSHATHGPPVQLPPHPSGLQPPGIPPVTGSSSGLLALGALGSQAHLAVKDEKNHHELDHRERESSANNSVSPSESLRASEKHRGSADYSMEAKKRKAEEKDSLSRYDSDGDKSDDLVVDVSNEDPATPRVSPAHSPPENGLDKARGLKKDAPTSPASVASSSSTPSSKTKDLGHNDKSSTPGLKSNTPTPRNDAPTPGTSTTPGLRSMPGKPPGMDPIGIMASALRTPISITSSYAAPFAMMSHHEMNGSLTSPSAYAGLHNIPPQMSAAAAAAAAAYGRSPMVSFGAVGFDPHPPMRATGLPSSLASIPGGKPAYSFHVSADGQMQPVPFPHDALAGPGIPRHARQINTLSHGEVVCAVTISNPTRHVYTGGKGCVKIWDISQPGSKSPISQLDCLNRDNYIRSCKLLPDGRTLIVGGEASTLTIWDLASPTPRIKAELTSSAPACYALAISPDAKVCFSCCSDGNIAVWDLHNQTLVRQFQGHTDGASCIDISHDGTKLWTGGLDNTVRSWDLREGRQLQQHDFTSQIFSLGYCPTGEWLAVGMESSNVEVLHHTKPDKYQLHLHESCVLSLKFAYCGKWFVSTGKDNLLNAWRTPYGASIFQSKESSSVLSCDISADDKYIVTGSGDKKATVYEVIY
- the Tle3 gene encoding transducin-like enhancer protein 3 isoform X9; the encoded protein is MYPQGRHPAPHQPGQPGFKFTVAESCDRIKDEFQFLQAQYHSLKVEYDKLANEKTEMQRHYVMYYEMSYGLNIEMHKQTEIAKRLNTILAQIMPFLSQEHQQQVAQAVERAKQVTMTELNAIIGQQQLQAQHLSHATHGPPVQLPPHPSGLQPPGIPPVTGSSSGLLALGALGSQAHLAVKDEKNHHELDHRERESSANNSVSPSESLRASEKHRGSADYSMEAKKRKAEEKDSLSRYDSDGDKSDDLVVDVSNEDPATPRVSPAHSPPENGLDKARGLKKDAPTSPASVASSSSTPSSKTKDLGHNDKSSTPGLKSNTPTPRNDAPTPGTSTTPGLRSMPGKPPGMDPIGIMASALRTPISITSSYAAPFAMMSHHEMNGSLTSPSAYAGLHNIPPQMSAAAAAAAAAYGRSPMVGFDPHPPMRATGLPSSLASIPGGKPAYSFHVSADGQMQPVPFPHDALAGPGIPRHARQINTLSHGEVVCAVTISNPTRHVYTGGKGCVKIWDISQPGSKSPISQLDCLNRDNYIRSCKLLPDGRTLIVGGEASTLTIWDLASPTPRIKAELTSSAPACYALAISPDAKVCFSCCSDGNIAVWDLHNQTLVRQFQGHTDGASCIDISHDGTKLWTGGLDNTVRSWDLREGRQLQQHDFTSQIFSLGYCPTGEWLAVGMESSNVEVLHHTKPDKYQLHLHESCVLSLKFAYCGKWFVSTGKDNLLNAWRTPYGASIFQSKESSSVLSCDISADDKYIVTGSGDKKATVYEVIY
- the Tle3 gene encoding transducin-like enhancer protein 3 isoform X8; the protein is MYPQGRHPAPHQPGQPGFKFTVAESCDRIKDEFQFLQAQYHSLKVEYDKLANEKTEMQRHYVMYYEMSYGLNIEMHKQTEIAKRLNTILAQIMPFLSQEHQQQVAQAVERAKQVTMTELNAIIGQQQLQAQHLSHATHGPPVQLPPHPSGLQPPGIPPVTGSSSGLLALGALGSQAHLAVKDEKNHHELDHRERESSANNSVSPSESLRASEKHRGSADYSMEAKKRKAEEKDSLSRYDSDGDKSDDLVVDVSNEDPATPRVSPAHSPPENGLDKARGLKKDAPTSPASVASSSSTPSSKTKDLGHNDKSSTPGLKSNTPTPRNDAPTPGTSTTPGLRSMPGKPPGMDPIASALRTPISITSSYAAPFAMMSHHEMNGSLTSPSAYAGLHNIPPQMSAAAAAAAAAYGRSPMVSFGAVGFDPHPPMRATGLPSSLASIPGGKPAYSFHVSADGQMQPVPFPHDALAGPGIPRHARQINTLSHGEVVCAVTISNPTRHVYTGGKGCVKIWDISQPGSKSPISQLDCLNRDNYIRSCKLLPDGRTLIVGGEASTLTIWDLASPTPRIKAELTSSAPACYALAISPDAKVCFSCCSDGNIAVWDLHNQTLVRQFQGHTDGASCIDISHDGTKLWTGGLDNTVRSWDLREGRQLQQHDFTSQIFSLGYCPTGEWLAVGMESSNVEVLHHTKPDKYQLHLHESCVLSLKFAYCGKWFVSTGKDNLLNAWRTPYGASIFQSKESSSVLSCDISADDKYIVTGSGDKKATVYEVIY